A single window of Ananas comosus cultivar F153 linkage group 24, ASM154086v1, whole genome shotgun sequence DNA harbors:
- the LOC109728624 gene encoding benzyl alcohol O-benzoyltransferase-like, translating to MASLVTFKVRRSEAVLVPPAEPTPRELKPLSDLDDQRGLRFYRSGIHFYKNDPSREGTDPAEVVRAALARALVFYYPMAGRIREEAGGKLVVDCTGEGAMFMEADADVAIDDFGDVLAPPIPGHEMLLCEPEGAGGVVDRPLFYIQVTRLKCRGFTVSFQVNHCMADAAGVVQFMKAIGELARGAAAPAVPPVWARDLLAARRPTCVTRRHPEYEEVADPADDRISPADAQLVRHCLFFGPSEVAALRAGVPARMSRCSRFDMIAALVWKCRTEALQYERENEVRIQFVVNARGKRDPPLPAGFYGNAFAFAVASTAAGELCERPFEYALELVAKAKASVTAEYMQSVADYLVERGRPRFAVARTYLVSDITNAGFGDVDFGWGKGVYGGPPTANLATFHIRSKNAKGEEGILVPMCLPAPAMARFQQEIASNIAKMRTILDHEAIQAH from the exons ATGGCATCATTAGTAACCTTCAAAGTGCGCCGTAGCGAGGCCGTGCTCGTCCCCCCGGCCGAGCCCACCCCGCGGGAGCTCAAACCCTTATCGGACCTCGACGACCAACGGGGCCTCCGGTTCTACCGGTCGGGGATCCATTTCTACAAAAACGATCCGTCGAGGGAGGGGACAGACCCCGCGGAGGTGGTCAGGGCGGCGCTGGCGAGGGCGTTGGTGTTCTACTACCCGATGGCCGGCCGGattcgcgaggaggccgggggAAAGCTGGTAGTGGATTGCACCGGGGAGGGGGCCATGTTCATGGAGGCCGATGCGGATGTCGCAATCGACGACTTTGGCGACGTGCTGGCCCCGCCGATCCCCGGCCATGAGATGCTCCTCTGCGAGCCCGAGGGCGCCGGCGGTGTCGTCGACCGCCCTTTGTTCTACATTCAG GTGACGCGGCTGAAGTGCCGGGGATTCACGGTGAGTTTCCAAGTAAACCACTGCATGGCCGACGCCGCCGGGGTGGTGCAGTTCATGAAGGCGATCGGCGAGCTCGCGCGtggcgccgccgcccccgccgtgCCCCCCGTGTGGGCCCGGGACCTCCTCGCCGCCCGCCGACCGACGTGCGTCACACGCCGGCACCCGGAGTATGAGGAGGTTGCCGACCCTGCCGACGACCGGATATCCCCCGCCGACGCTCAGCTGGTCCGCCACTGCCTCTTCTTCGGCCCCAGCGAGGTCGCCGCACTCCGGGCGGGGGTCCCGGCTCGCATGAGCCGGTGCTCCCGGTTCGACATGATTGCGGCACTTGTTTGGAAGTGCCGCACCGAAGCGTTACAGTACGAGCGCGAAAACGAAGTCCGGATACAGTTCGTGGTGAACGCCCGTGGGAAGCGGGACCCGCCGCTCCCCGCGGGGTTCTACGGGAATGCGTTTGCGTTTGCAGTGGCATCCACCGCCGCCGGGGAGCTCTGCGAGCGGCCGTTCGAGTATGCACTGGAGCTAGTGGCAAAAGCAAAAGCGTCG GTGACGGCAGAGTACATGCAGTCAGTGGCGGACTATCTGGTGGAGCGGGGCCGGCCGCGGTTCGCGGTGGCGCGGACGTACCTGGTGTCGGACATCACGAACGCGGGGTTCGGGGACGTGGATTTCGGGTGGGGCAAGGGGGTGTACGGGGGGCCGCCGACGGCGAACCTGGCGACGTTCCACATCCGGTCGAAGAACGCGAAAGGGGAGGAGGGGATCCTCGTGCCGATGTGCTTGCCGGCGCCGGCGATGGCGAGGTTCCAGCAGGAGATTGCGAGCAACATTGCTAAGATGAGAACAATTTTGGACCACGAGGCAATTCAGGCTCATtga
- the LOC109728482 gene encoding benzyl alcohol O-benzoyltransferase-like, which yields MASLVTFKVRRSGAVLVPPAEPTPRELKPLSDLDDQRGLRFYRSGIHFYKNDPSREGTDPTEVVRAALARALVFYYPMAGRIREEAGGKLVVDCTGEGAVFVEADADVAIDDFGDVLAPPIPGHEMLLCEPEGAGGVVDRPLFYIQVTRLKCRGFTVSFQVNHCMADAAGVMQFMKAIGELARGTAAPAVLPVWARDLLAGRRPTCVTHRHPEYEEVADPADDRISPADAQLVRHCLFFGPSEVAALRAGVPARMSRCSRFDMIAALVWKCRTEALQYERENEVRIQFVVNARGKRDPPLPAXSNHIPPTPPYYK from the exons ATGGCATCATTAGTAACCTTCAAAGTGCGCCGTAGCGGGGCCGTGCTCGTCCCCCCGGCCGAGCCCACCCCGCGGGAGCTCAAACCCTTATCGGACCTCGACGACCAACGGGGCCTCCGGTTCTACCGGTCGGGGATCCATTTCTACAAAAACGATCCGTCGAGGGAGGGGACAGACCCCACGGAGGTGGTCAGGGCGGCGCTGGCGAGGGCGTTGGTGTTCTACTACCCGATGGCCGGCCGGattcgcgaggaggccgggggAAAGCTGGTAGTGGATTGCACCGGGGAGGGGGCCGTGTTCGTGGAGGCCGATGCGGATGTCGCGATCGACGACTTTGGCGACGTGCTGGCCCCGCCGATCCCCGGCCATGAGATGCTCCTCTGCGAGCCCGAGGGCGCCGGCGGTGTCGTCGACCGCCCTTTGTTCTACATTCAG GTGACGCGGCTAAAGTGCCGGGGATTCACGGTGAGTTTCCAAGTAAACCACTGCATGGCCGACGCAGCCGGGGTGATGCAGTTCATGAAGGCGATCGGCGAGCTCGCGCGCGGcaccgccgcccccgccgtGCTCCCCGTGTGGGCCCGGGACCTCCTCGCCGGCCGCCGACCGACGTGCGTCACACACCGGCACCCGGAGTACGAGGAGGTCGCCGACCCTGCCGACGACCGGATATCCCCCGCCGACGCTCAGCTGGTCCGCCACTGCCTCTTCTTCGGCCCCAGCGAGGTCGCCGCACTCCGGGCGGGGGTCCCGGCTCGCATGAGCCGGTGCTCCCGGTTCGACATGATTGCGGCACTTGTTTGGAAGTGCCGCACCGAAGCGTTACAGTACGAGCGCGAAAACGAAGTCCGGATACAGTTCGTGGTGAACGCCCGCGGGAAGCGGGACCCGCCGCTCCCCGCGGNATCAAATCATATCCCACCAACCCCTCCATACTATAAATAG
- the LOC109728755 gene encoding beta-amylase 8-like isoform X3 → MDVAMNVKQDLEQPQPQPQLQTQTQSDHSSDHFTHPSPPPPPPPPPPPPPLAAPQLLMRVPAEHEGDFAGTSYIPVYATLPSGIINNYCRLVDPEALRQELRHLKSLNVDGVVVECWWGIVEGWSPHKYEWSGYRDLFNIIREFKLKVQVVMAFHEYGGNGSGDMPISLPKWVLEIGKDNQDIFFTDREGRRNTECLSWGIDKVRVLKGRTGIEVCFDFMRSFRTEFDNLFEDGLIAAVEIGLGASGELRYPSHPERMGWRYPGIGEFQCYDKYMQQNLRRAAKLRGHSFWARGPDNAGYYNSRPHETGFFCERGDYDSYYGRFFLHWYSQTLTDHADQVLSLANLAFEGTQIVVKIPSIDWWYKTLSHAAELTAGFYNPTNQDGYSPVFDMLKKHYVTMKFVCCIPQASAPENEEALADPEGLTWQVLNAAWDRGLAVAAHSMLPCHDREYSIRILETAKPRNDPDRRHLSFFTYHQLSPVFVQREICFPELDYFIRSMHGEATNYVQD, encoded by the exons ATGGATGTGGCGATGAACGTGAAGCAGGATCTCgagcagccgcagccgcagccgcagctgCAGACGCAGACGCAGAGCGACCACAGCTCCGACCACTTCACCCACCCCTCTCCT cctccgccgccgccgccgccgccgccgccgcctcccctcGCCGCCCCCCAATTG TTGATGCGGGTACCTGCAGAGCATGAGGGAGATTTTGCTGGAACTTCATATATACCGGTTTATGCAACACTTCCT AGTGGCATCATCAACAATTATTGCCGGCTGGTTGATCCAGAAGCTTTGCGGCAAGAGTTAAGGCATCTAAAGTCTTTGAATGTTGATGGAGTGGTTGTAGAGTGTTGGTGGGGAATTGTTGAAGGTTGGAGCCCTCACAAATATGAATGGTCGGGTTACAGAGATCTCTTTAATATCATCCGAGAGTTCAAGCTGAAAGTTCAG GTCGTGATGGCATTTCATGAGTATGGAGGCAATGGCTCTGGCGATATGCCTATCTCCCTTCCGAAGTGGGTTTTGGAGATTGGAAAGGATAATCAAGATATCTTTTTCACGGATCGTGAAGGGAGGAGGAACACAGAGTGTCTTTCCTGGGGAATCGACAAAGTGCGCGTACTAAAAGGAAGAACTGGAATAGAG GTCTGTTTTGACTTCATGAGGAGCTTCCGCACGGAATTCGATAACTTATTTGAGGATGGCCTCATTGCTGCTGTCGAAATTGGACTTGGTGCTTCTGGGGAATTGAGATACCCTTCGCATCCAGAAAGAATGGGTTGGAGGTATCCCGGTATCGGTGAGTTTCAG TGCTACGACAAATATATGCAACAGAATCTGCGACGAGCCGCAAAGTTGCGAGGACATTCATTCTGGGCGAGGGGACCTGATAATGCAGGCTATTATAATTCAAGACCACATGAAACCGGATTCTTCTGTGAAAGGGGTGACTATGATAGCTACTATGGGCGATTTTTCCTTCATTGGTATTCACAAACTCTCACAGATCATGCAGATCAAGTACTTTCTCTTGCTAATCTCGCATTTGAAGGAACACAAATAGTTGTTAAG ATTCCGTCAATAGACTGGTGGTACAAAACTCTGAGCCATGCTGCAGAGCTCACAGCAGGATTCTACAATCCCACGAACCAAGATGGGTATTCCCCAGTTTTCGATATGCTCAAGAAACATTATGTTACTATGAAATTTGTTTGCTGCATACCACAAGCCTCTGCTCCGGAAAACGAGGAAGCATTGGCTGATCCAGAAGGCTTAACCTGGCAG GTTCTGAATGCGGCGTGGGATCGTGGGTTAGCTGTTGCTGCTCACAGTATGCTTCCATGTCATGACAGAGAGTATAGCATTAGGATTCTCGAAACTGCAAAGCCGAGAAACGATCCCGACCGCCGCCACCTTTCCTTCTTCACATACCATCAGCTATCACCTGTCTTTGTGCAGAGGGAAATTTGCTTCCCCGAACTGGATTACTTCATTAGGTCCATGCATG GGGAAGCTACCAACTATGTTCAAGATTGA
- the LOC109728755 gene encoding beta-amylase 8-like isoform X1 yields the protein MDVAMNVKQDLEQPQPQPQLQTQTQSDHSSDHFTHPSPPPPPPPPPPPPPLAAPQLAPFPVRSIESPVSANSLKNCSMKASLDSQASLLRIDESLSPASLDSVVVAERDIKSEKYGNASPLNSSVCVEADQLMRVPAEHEGDFAGTSYIPVYATLPSGIINNYCRLVDPEALRQELRHLKSLNVDGVVVECWWGIVEGWSPHKYEWSGYRDLFNIIREFKLKVQVVMAFHEYGGNGSGDMPISLPKWVLEIGKDNQDIFFTDREGRRNTECLSWGIDKVRVLKGRTGIEVCFDFMRSFRTEFDNLFEDGLIAAVEIGLGASGELRYPSHPERMGWRYPGIGEFQCYDKYMQQNLRRAAKLRGHSFWARGPDNAGYYNSRPHETGFFCERGDYDSYYGRFFLHWYSQTLTDHADQVLSLANLAFEGTQIVVKIPSIDWWYKTLSHAAELTAGFYNPTNQDGYSPVFDMLKKHYVTMKFVCCIPQASAPENEEALADPEGLTWQVLNAAWDRGLAVAAHSMLPCHDREYSIRILETAKPRNDPDRRHLSFFTYHQLSPVFVQREICFPELDYFIRSMHGEATNYVQD from the exons ATGGATGTGGCGATGAACGTGAAGCAGGATCTCgagcagccgcagccgcagccgcagctgCAGACGCAGACGCAGAGCGACCACAGCTCCGACCACTTCACCCACCCCTCTCCT cctccgccgccgccgccgccgccgccgccgcctcccctcGCCGCCCCCCAATTG GCACCGTTTCCTGTTAGGTCCATTGAAAGCCCTGTATCTGCTAATTCTTTAAAGAACTGCTCCATGAAAGCATCGTTAGATTCCCAGGCTTCTCTCCTTAGGATCGACGAGAGTTTATCACCAGCATCTCTTGATTCAGTTGTAGTTGCAGAAAGAGATATAAAAAGCGAGAAATATGGAAATGCCAGCCCCCTCAACTCGTCAGTGTGTGTGGAAGCTGATCAG TTGATGCGGGTACCTGCAGAGCATGAGGGAGATTTTGCTGGAACTTCATATATACCGGTTTATGCAACACTTCCT AGTGGCATCATCAACAATTATTGCCGGCTGGTTGATCCAGAAGCTTTGCGGCAAGAGTTAAGGCATCTAAAGTCTTTGAATGTTGATGGAGTGGTTGTAGAGTGTTGGTGGGGAATTGTTGAAGGTTGGAGCCCTCACAAATATGAATGGTCGGGTTACAGAGATCTCTTTAATATCATCCGAGAGTTCAAGCTGAAAGTTCAG GTCGTGATGGCATTTCATGAGTATGGAGGCAATGGCTCTGGCGATATGCCTATCTCCCTTCCGAAGTGGGTTTTGGAGATTGGAAAGGATAATCAAGATATCTTTTTCACGGATCGTGAAGGGAGGAGGAACACAGAGTGTCTTTCCTGGGGAATCGACAAAGTGCGCGTACTAAAAGGAAGAACTGGAATAGAG GTCTGTTTTGACTTCATGAGGAGCTTCCGCACGGAATTCGATAACTTATTTGAGGATGGCCTCATTGCTGCTGTCGAAATTGGACTTGGTGCTTCTGGGGAATTGAGATACCCTTCGCATCCAGAAAGAATGGGTTGGAGGTATCCCGGTATCGGTGAGTTTCAG TGCTACGACAAATATATGCAACAGAATCTGCGACGAGCCGCAAAGTTGCGAGGACATTCATTCTGGGCGAGGGGACCTGATAATGCAGGCTATTATAATTCAAGACCACATGAAACCGGATTCTTCTGTGAAAGGGGTGACTATGATAGCTACTATGGGCGATTTTTCCTTCATTGGTATTCACAAACTCTCACAGATCATGCAGATCAAGTACTTTCTCTTGCTAATCTCGCATTTGAAGGAACACAAATAGTTGTTAAG ATTCCGTCAATAGACTGGTGGTACAAAACTCTGAGCCATGCTGCAGAGCTCACAGCAGGATTCTACAATCCCACGAACCAAGATGGGTATTCCCCAGTTTTCGATATGCTCAAGAAACATTATGTTACTATGAAATTTGTTTGCTGCATACCACAAGCCTCTGCTCCGGAAAACGAGGAAGCATTGGCTGATCCAGAAGGCTTAACCTGGCAG GTTCTGAATGCGGCGTGGGATCGTGGGTTAGCTGTTGCTGCTCACAGTATGCTTCCATGTCATGACAGAGAGTATAGCATTAGGATTCTCGAAACTGCAAAGCCGAGAAACGATCCCGACCGCCGCCACCTTTCCTTCTTCACATACCATCAGCTATCACCTGTCTTTGTGCAGAGGGAAATTTGCTTCCCCGAACTGGATTACTTCATTAGGTCCATGCATG GGGAAGCTACCAACTATGTTCAAGATTGA
- the LOC109728755 gene encoding beta-amylase 8-like isoform X2 produces the protein MDVAMNVKQDLEQPQPQPQLQTQTQSDHSSDHFTHPSPPPPPPPPPPPPPLAAPQLAPFPVRSIESPVSANSLKNCSMKASLDSQASLLRIDESLSPASLDSVVVAERDIKSEKYGNASPLNSSVCVEADQLMRVPAEHEGDFAGTSYIPVYATLPSGIINNYCRLVDPEALRQELRHLKSLNVDGVVVECWWGIVEGWSPHKYEWSGYRDLFNIIREFKLKVQVVMAFHEYGGNGSGDMPISLPKWVLEIGKDNQDIFFTDREGRRNTECLSWGIDKVRVLKGRTGIEVCFDFMRSFRTEFDNLFEDGLIAAVEIGLGASGELRYPSHPERMGWRYPGIGEFQCYDKYMQQNLRRAAKLRGHSFWARGPDNAGYYNSRPHETGFFCERGDYDSYYGRFFLHWYSQTLTDHADQVLSLANLAFEGTQIVVKIPSIDWWYKTLSHAAELTAGFYNPTNQDGYSPVFDMLKKHYVTMKFVCCIPQASAPENEEALADPEGLTWQVLNAAWDRGLAVAAHSMLPCHDREYSIRILETAKPRNDPDRRHLSFFTYHQLSPVFVQREICFPELDYFIRSMHG, from the exons ATGGATGTGGCGATGAACGTGAAGCAGGATCTCgagcagccgcagccgcagccgcagctgCAGACGCAGACGCAGAGCGACCACAGCTCCGACCACTTCACCCACCCCTCTCCT cctccgccgccgccgccgccgccgccgccgcctcccctcGCCGCCCCCCAATTG GCACCGTTTCCTGTTAGGTCCATTGAAAGCCCTGTATCTGCTAATTCTTTAAAGAACTGCTCCATGAAAGCATCGTTAGATTCCCAGGCTTCTCTCCTTAGGATCGACGAGAGTTTATCACCAGCATCTCTTGATTCAGTTGTAGTTGCAGAAAGAGATATAAAAAGCGAGAAATATGGAAATGCCAGCCCCCTCAACTCGTCAGTGTGTGTGGAAGCTGATCAG TTGATGCGGGTACCTGCAGAGCATGAGGGAGATTTTGCTGGAACTTCATATATACCGGTTTATGCAACACTTCCT AGTGGCATCATCAACAATTATTGCCGGCTGGTTGATCCAGAAGCTTTGCGGCAAGAGTTAAGGCATCTAAAGTCTTTGAATGTTGATGGAGTGGTTGTAGAGTGTTGGTGGGGAATTGTTGAAGGTTGGAGCCCTCACAAATATGAATGGTCGGGTTACAGAGATCTCTTTAATATCATCCGAGAGTTCAAGCTGAAAGTTCAG GTCGTGATGGCATTTCATGAGTATGGAGGCAATGGCTCTGGCGATATGCCTATCTCCCTTCCGAAGTGGGTTTTGGAGATTGGAAAGGATAATCAAGATATCTTTTTCACGGATCGTGAAGGGAGGAGGAACACAGAGTGTCTTTCCTGGGGAATCGACAAAGTGCGCGTACTAAAAGGAAGAACTGGAATAGAG GTCTGTTTTGACTTCATGAGGAGCTTCCGCACGGAATTCGATAACTTATTTGAGGATGGCCTCATTGCTGCTGTCGAAATTGGACTTGGTGCTTCTGGGGAATTGAGATACCCTTCGCATCCAGAAAGAATGGGTTGGAGGTATCCCGGTATCGGTGAGTTTCAG TGCTACGACAAATATATGCAACAGAATCTGCGACGAGCCGCAAAGTTGCGAGGACATTCATTCTGGGCGAGGGGACCTGATAATGCAGGCTATTATAATTCAAGACCACATGAAACCGGATTCTTCTGTGAAAGGGGTGACTATGATAGCTACTATGGGCGATTTTTCCTTCATTGGTATTCACAAACTCTCACAGATCATGCAGATCAAGTACTTTCTCTTGCTAATCTCGCATTTGAAGGAACACAAATAGTTGTTAAG ATTCCGTCAATAGACTGGTGGTACAAAACTCTGAGCCATGCTGCAGAGCTCACAGCAGGATTCTACAATCCCACGAACCAAGATGGGTATTCCCCAGTTTTCGATATGCTCAAGAAACATTATGTTACTATGAAATTTGTTTGCTGCATACCACAAGCCTCTGCTCCGGAAAACGAGGAAGCATTGGCTGATCCAGAAGGCTTAACCTGGCAG GTTCTGAATGCGGCGTGGGATCGTGGGTTAGCTGTTGCTGCTCACAGTATGCTTCCATGTCATGACAGAGAGTATAGCATTAGGATTCTCGAAACTGCAAAGCCGAGAAACGATCCCGACCGCCGCCACCTTTCCTTCTTCACATACCATCAGCTATCACCTGTCTTTGTGCAGAGGGAAATTTGCTTCCCCGAACTGGATTACTTCATTAGGTCCATGCATGGTTAG